A segment of the Allosaccharopolyspora coralli genome:
AGCTGCTGATCCCGCATGATGCTGCGCACGAGCTCCGGCGTGGCCGGCTCTCCGCAGCGGGCCAGCCACGCGTGGATGCGCCGGTGGCCGTAGGTGCCATCGGAGTCGTCGAAACACTTCTTGATCAACGTGCCCAGGTAGCGACGGCGCCGGTCGGTGTCCGACTCGGGTCGCGACAGCCAGTCGTAGAATCCAGATTTCGACACGTTGAGCCAGGCACACATGTTCTCCACGGTGTAGCTCTTCACGCCGTGTTCGTCCGTGGTGTCCTTCTCTGCAGCGATGAACGCGTACCGCTGGCTCACCGATACTCGCTGGCAAAGAAGGCGGCTGCTTTTCCCAGAAATTCCGTCTTCATGCGCAGCTGACGATTCTCTTCTTCCAGCTCACGCAGTCGCGCACGCTCGGACACGCTCAACGACGGCTCCGGAGCATCGTGCGCGGCCTCGTACGCGTTCACCCAGTTCCGCAGGGTCTGCTGATTCAACCCGAGCTCGCGAGCAACCTCGGCCACCGTACGACCGGTCTCGGTCACCATCTTCGCCGCTTCATCCCGAAACTCGGGAGAATACGACCGACGCTTCGTTCCAGACACAGACAACCTTCCCTCGAAGGAGCGATTTTAGTTGGCTGCCTGTCCGAAAACGCCACGGCCCTCTACAGTCGATCCACCAAGCCGGTGTTGCATCGGTTGAGTCCGGTGCCCTCTCCCAGACGCTTGATCCATCCCACTACGCCGAGGTTGTCTCTGTAAGCAAGGCCAACGGAAACCGCAGCAGCCTCATGTCAGCTCTTCCTCTGCGACAGTGCGGCATTACTCAGAGCCACGTAGTAGTCGACGCCGGTGCGTAGGACGTCGTCGTTGAAGTCGTACTCCCGGCTGTGCAGTGGCATCCCACCACGGGCCGGGTCGGTGCCGTTGCCGAGGAAGGCGAAGCAACCGGGCACTGTCGAGGCGAGAACGCCGAAGTCCTCGCTGGCCATCGACGGAGCGCAGCGTGCGTTCACGCGCTCGGCCCCGACGGCTCCGACGGCGGCATCGACGGCGACCGCGGTCGCCGCTGCGTCGTTGGTCGTCGGCGCGAATTCGTGGGTGTAGGTCACGATGCAACTCGCGCCGTGGGCGACAGCGATGTGCTCGCACAGTTCCCGCATCCGATGCTCCAACAGTGTCTGCACGTCCGGGTCGAAGACCCGTGTGTCGCCACGGAGGACCACCTCATCGGGGATCGCATTCCGGGCGCCATCGGTGGTGACCTCGGTGCACGAGACCACGGCCGAGGAGTACGGGTCCACGTTGCGTCCCACGATGGTTTGCAGCGCCAGGACGATCTCGGCGGAGACGACCAGCGGATCGATGACCATGTGGGGGCGGGCGGCGTGCCCGCCACGGCCGGTGATACGGATTTCGAAGTTGTCCTCACTGGCCATGATTCCGCCGTCACGAGTGTGCAGTTCACCGGCGGGCAGTCCGGGCATGTTGTGCAGACCGTAGACCGCCTCGACGGGGAACCGGTCGAACAGCTTGTCGTCGATCATCGCCTGCGCGCCGCGGCCGTGTTCCTCGGCGGGCTGGAAGAAGAAGTACACGGCACCGTCGACGTCCCCGTGCGCGGCCAGTTCAGCTGCCGCACCCAGCAGCATCGCCATGTGGCCGTCGTGGCCGCAGGCATGCATCACCCCTTCGTTGCGGGAGATGTGGGCGTGCCCACCGCGTTCCTGCAGCGGCAGGCCGTCCATGTCGGCACGGAAGCCGATCGCCCGATCGCTGCCGCCACCGCGTAGCGACCCCACGACGCCGGTGCCCCCGACGCCGATCTCGACTCGCAGACCCAGGGCGCGAAGGACATCGGCGACATAGGCGGCGGTCGCATGCTCCGCGAACCCGGTCTCGGGCCGCTGATGAAGGTCGTGACGCCACCGGCGAAGCGTCGTATCCAGATCCTCGATCATGCCGCGAGTCTGACCGAGCGGCAGGATCGTTGCTAGGCAGCAGGTGCGGAGCTCAGAACTGCCCGGCGCTGGCCAACGAACCCGCACTGGTTCGGCGAACCTCGCCTTGCCGAACGCCGGGAACGCCGAACCGACACACCGAATGCGTCAGGAGTTCTCAGAGCTCGCCGGAGTGGTCAGTCCTGATCGGCGAAAATGCCCTCTATGCTGCAGTCGAAGGTGCGGGCGAGCCGGAATGCGACCTGCAGGCTGGGGTCGTACTTGCCCTGCTCGATCGAGTTGATCGTCTGCCTGGATACGCCGAGTTCGTCGCCCAACCGTTGCTGGCTCCACCCTCGCTCGGCCCGCAGCACTCGAAGCCGATTGCGCATCAGAGGTACTTCTCGGAGCGTGCGCCGTGTGCGAGTGCCCAGCACACCGCCCCGGCGCCGACGATCATGTATCCGTCCGGCTGCGGAAGGTCCGCGATCGCCTGTATCAGCATGTAGGTGAAGGCGACCCCCATCAGGAGCCAAAAGGCGAGCCCCGAGCTTTCGACGTAGACGGTGCGCTCCACGCCTTCCTGACGCAGCACCGACCGGCCGATGACGGCGGCGACACTCAGGAAGCCAGCGATGGCGACGACGGCCAGGATCGCGCCGAGGAGGCGCGTAGGACCGGCGCCGAGCCACACCACCACCACCACACCTGCCGCCACAATCCCGCTCGTCCACACTGCGCTACCGGCCCACACGGTGATCGTTTCGACGCGTGTCAGGTTCGAGACGTTGGCATTCGACATACCCGAAAAAGTAAAGTCTACTTCCCATATTGTCAAACTCACTTTACAGTGCGAGTGATCAAGCGGTGCGCGCGCCGGTGCTCGGTAGACAAAGTTGCGCTGGGAGCGCAGCGAGTGCGGCGCATTGACGAGGGCGATACGTGGTGGTGGGTGATGCGCGACCCGGCTGGCAACGCGTTCTGCCTGATCGCTGCGCAAGGTGCCGATCGGTCGCTGTGATGGCGAGCCCTGCGTTCGCCGAGCGTGCTGTGCGGTCACTACGTGGGCGCTCGGGCGGTCAGCAGCTGGGCGCCCTCGTCGTCGGTGACGAAGACGTCGGTGAGTCCCGCCTCGCGTGCGAGAGAGACGAGCTGCTCGTCGTCGTAGAAGTGACCGTGGCCGGCGACCGGTTCTGGTGCGGCGGCCGTGCCGCGCAGCGACGGTCCGGTCGTGTATACCGCCAGGCGCCCGTCCGCTGCGAGCACACGCGCGCACTCACGCAGCACTCCAACCGGGTCGTCGAAGAAAAAGAACACCACTGACAACGCCGCTGCGGTGAACGCCCCGTCTTCGAACGGCAACCGGTCGGCCTGCCCTCCGACGACCTCGGCACCGTTGGCGCGATCACGGGCGAGCGCGACCATGTCGGAGCTGTGGTCGATGCCGGTGGCCTGGGCGCCGGCATCGAGCGCGTCCCGCAACAACTGTCCGCCTCCGCAGCCGACGTCCAACAGTCGATCACCCGCCCCAAGGTCCAGCGCCCCCAGGATCGCTCGGCGCGCGAAGTCGTGCGTCGTTTCAGCCCCATAGACCGCGATTGCCTGCCCACCCGAAGGGCAGCGTGCTACTCGATCGATCAGCCAGCTGTCGAACTCCTCGTCCGGTCGGCCACTGGCGAGCCACGCCTGCAAGTCCTCGTCACCAAGTCCGAAGGTGTCCAACAAACTCAGATTTGCGCCCATGGCGCGACCGTACACAGCGTCGAGGGGCGAGACATGTACGAGGAAGCACTGTCCATGGGGCCGGACGCGACAGACGCGGCCACTCGTGCGCTGGCGCCCGAGGTCGCGGCGAAGGGCCTGAAGTCGCGATGCGCCTCGATCATCTCGGCGGTGGGGTCGATGATCTCCTGATGCTCGCCGATGACGGGAGCAACAACAGCACCACCAACACCCAGCCGCTCATCTCTGCCCGTGCGAGATGGTTCTCGCCCTGCGATCCACCGAGTGATCCACCATGGACGGTGGTTCGCGATGGAAGGTCCAGTGCTCGGTGTGAGGCGAGCCAGCTCCAGCGTCTCCGGTGCGGTCACGTTCTACTCCAGGAACGACGGCCTACCGCCCAGGATCACACGTCGACCCGCGGCACATCGCCAGTTCCTTCCACTTCAAGGCGATCCGTGGAAACGCCCTCCCGCCGACGACCTTGCGTGCGAGGATGCCTCGGCACGCATCCCGACTCTCAGGAGGCCACCCCCATGCAGCCAGCACCACCGGCGACGTCGCTGGTACAGCGCCGCCCGGACGTCACCGCCTACGTCACCGTCGTGACAGGCGTGCTCCTGACGGCTGTTGTGGTGTTCGGCGCGGGATTGCTCACCGATCTTCCGAGCTGGGTCTTCGGCGGTGTCGGTGGCGGCAGCGCGGCGTACGCGATCGTGTGGCTGCGGACCCGCTCGCACGTCGTCGACCGTAGTGGGATTCGTCGCGGCCCTACGCGCGTCGAACTCGACCAGCTGACCGAGTTGACCGTCGCGAACCGCTCACTGCGCGTGCGGGCGGGCAAGCGAGTCCTCCGATTCAGCCTCGCCGAACTCCACGCCGACCCGGAGACCCTCGACGCGTTGCGTTGGGCGCTGGCGGACCGGCTCGACAACTCGTCGGTGCACTGCGACACGGCGGCGCGTGGACTGCTTACCGGCTCGGTGTCGACCGACGGACGCCCGACACTGCGCTGGATGTGGTGGGCGGGCGTGGCGTCGGCCGCTCTGAGCCTCGGCGCGAACGTAGCGGGCTTCGTCGATCCGGAGATGTATTCGATGCCGTCGGGCATCGTGGTCGTGACGATCGCGTTCGTGATCGTGTTCCTGCTCGGCTGGTCGGTCGCGTGGTTGTTCTTGCTGCGAGCGGCTGGACAAGGACGCGGCTGGGCGCGCAGCGTCGCCGTCGTGGCAGCGGCGCTCTGGATCCTGAGCAGCTTGTCCTCGTTCACCGGTCCGGACATGTTCGGAGGCGTCGCCGCAGACGTCCTCATGGGCTTGTGCGCGATCGCCGTCCTCGTCGTGCTGCTCCTACTCAACGCACCCGAAGCACAGGCGGCGCAACGGGAGCGGGAACGTTCTCCGGGACAGTGACCTACGGGCCGACGACCCCCGTGGGTGCGAGGGGTGTTGTCGGGCTGAGACGCCCATCCGACGAACTTCCGTCCAGTA
Coding sequences within it:
- a CDS encoding amidohydrolase — encoded protein: MIEDLDTTLRRWRHDLHQRPETGFAEHATAAYVADVLRALGLRVEIGVGGTGVVGSLRGGGSDRAIGFRADMDGLPLQERGGHAHISRNEGVMHACGHDGHMAMLLGAAAELAAHGDVDGAVYFFFQPAEEHGRGAQAMIDDKLFDRFPVEAVYGLHNMPGLPAGELHTRDGGIMASEDNFEIRITGRGGHAARPHMVIDPLVVSAEIVLALQTIVGRNVDPYSSAVVSCTEVTTDGARNAIPDEVVLRGDTRVFDPDVQTLLEHRMRELCEHIAVAHGASCIVTYTHEFAPTTNDAAATAVAVDAAVGAVGAERVNARCAPSMASEDFGVLASTVPGCFAFLGNGTDPARGGMPLHSREYDFNDDVLRTGVDYYVALSNAALSQRKS
- a CDS encoding helix-turn-helix transcriptional regulator, with protein sequence MRNRLRVLRAERGWSQQRLGDELGVSRQTINSIEQGKYDPSLQVAFRLARTFDCSIEGIFADQD
- a CDS encoding VOC family protein, with the translated sequence MRRIDEGDTWWWVMRDPAGNAFCLIAAQGADRSL
- a CDS encoding class I SAM-dependent methyltransferase, with the translated sequence MGANLSLLDTFGLGDEDLQAWLASGRPDEEFDSWLIDRVARCPSGGQAIAVYGAETTHDFARRAILGALDLGAGDRLLDVGCGGGQLLRDALDAGAQATGIDHSSDMVALARDRANGAEVVGGQADRLPFEDGAFTAAALSVVFFFFDDPVGVLRECARVLAADGRLAVYTTGPSLRGTAAAPEPVAGHGHFYDDEQLVSLAREAGLTDVFVTDDEGAQLLTARAPT